ATACATATCAAATAACAGCTATATGCTGATATTATTTATCAAGCCATTGACAAAACAATGTTTTCCTATTACTGAAGGATAAGAAAAACCATCATCAACCAGTCCGGCAGGAAAAGGAGGGATTATGGAAGCGTCAAGCAGAAAGATCATTATGTTTACCACGATCACCGTTATGGCATGCCTGTTCATGCTCAGCTGTGCCACCACCAGGAAACCCGCCAACGTCGACAGCCAGGCTGCTATTGAATGGCAGCTGACTGACCAGGCGGAAATCACCTCTTTTACTAGCGAAATGGGTACTTTCAAAAATGATCCGGCCCTGACCTATACGGTATCGGTTAAAAACACCACGACGACCCCTCAACGCTATCGCCTGAATATTTTTCTCCTCGACCAGGATAAGGCCGCCGGTCACCTGATCCCCCGGACGGGCAAACCGCCGGTCGTCAACCCCGGCGAAACCGTTACGGTCAAAGTACCGTTCATCAAAACAACCACCGACTCGAAGAAATTACTGGTTGTCCTGAAAACCATGGCCAACTGATGCAGGCAACACCTTAACTTTTTTTGCAGGAGAAACCATCATGAGTAAAAAATCGATCCCCATTTCCACCTTGGTGGCAATTATAGGCTTTATTTTCACCCTCGGTATCCAGCCAGTCGGCGCCAGGACAAACTTTGTTTCCATTGGCACCGGCGGCACCGGCGGCGTCTACTATCCCTATGGCGGCGGGGTTGCTGAAATCTGGACCAAGCATGTCAAGGGAGTCAAAGCGGTTGCCGAAGTAACCGGCGCCTCGGTGGAAAACACCAAGCTCTGCGACCGGGGTGAAACCCTGTTCGGGGAGATCATGAGTGATGTTGCTTTCCAGGCCTACACCGGCACCGGAAAATTTGATGGCAAACCCCAGAAAATCCGCGGTATGTTTGTCATGTACCCCAATGTTTTTCATATTGTCACTCGCCAGGATTCAGGTCTTGCCTCCATTTCCGACCTTAAGGGCAAGAAGGTATCCGTCGGTGCCCCGGGCAGCGGTACGGAGTTCATGTCCAACCTGATTCTGCAGGAATCCCTCAACATCCCCTACAGTTCATTCGATGTCTTCAGATTGTCGTTCAATGAAAATGCCAACGCCCTGAAAGACAATTCCATTGATGTGGGCATCTGGTGTGTGGCACCGCCCACCTCATCAATCATGGATTTGGCCACCACCCACGCCATTAAGGTCATCCCCTTCAGCAAGGAGGAGATTGATCAGGTGACAGCCAAGTTTCCCTTCTACGCCCCCTACGCCCTGCCGGCCAATATTTACAAAGGCCAGGATCAGGATGTCTATACGGCTTCGGTCTGGAACACCTTCATCTGCAATGCCGACCTGGATGAGGAACTGGTCTACAAGCTGACCAAGGCGGTCTTTGAAAACCAGGAATACCTGATGAAAATCCATCCCTTTGCCAAGTACACGACCCCGGAAAATGCGGTAAAATACTCCGCTATCCCACTCCATCCCGGAGCCATCAGATATATTCGCGAACAAGGGGTTAAGGTGTCGGCACAATTGATTGCCCAGTAACTCGATGACAAGCATGGTTTTACCTGCTGTCAGTCTCTCGACAGCATCCCACAGTTTTTCCATGGACCCGGTGGCCAGCGGCCGCCGGGTCCAGAGCAATAAAAAACATGCGCGAGCAATTAGGTCCTATTCCGGCTGCCAGCTGGTGGTTTGCCGGCATCATAGTGTTGCTGCTGACCATAACGGGCTGGGCAGCCGAACCACAAGGATCACGGCTGATAATTCGCGATTTCAGCCAGGGGCGAATCATTGCCGCTTTGGCAGTCAAGCCCGGCGAAACGTTTGTCATCCGCTATATTCACTCGGTTGATAAGAAACCCATTTTTGAACGTTTTCGTCTTGACCCCGACATCGGCCTGGTTCTGGAAAAAACCTGGTTCACCATGTTTGGCGCCGGTCTGGGACACTGGGAAGGGCACGGTCACCTGACCCAGTCTGGCGGCTGGATCACCATTGATAACATCGAATATCCGGTAGGCAACTTTATCCTGCGTATCGGATCGCCGGGTGTTGACCATACAATTATCTATCGGGAAAAGGAGATCAACCTGTCGGCCCTGGCTCCCGGATGCCGGGCCATCGTTGAGTTTAAACAATGAATTCTGAAACAATCGTTATTGAGGAAAATACCGCCAGTTCCCGACGCAACCTGCGGGGTCTAACCGCTCTTTTCATTACGGCAACAGCAGTCGGGCTCTCTCTCTTCCAGCTCTATACCGCCGGCATTGCCCCCTTGGCAGCCATTTACCAACGCTCGGTTCACCTGACCCTGATCATGGTCCTGGTATTTGCCCTCTACCCGCCCATAAAGGCTGCATCCCAGAACCGGGTTGACCTGTTTATGGTCCTCGACTGGCTGTTGATTCTGCTGACCTTGACCATCGGCGCCTATATCTGGATTGAATTCAATAGTATTGTTGAACGGCAGGGGGACTGGACCACCACCGATGTGGTGATGGGGACCATCGCTTTGCTGCTGCTGTTGGAAGCCACCCGCCGGGTAATCGGCTT
This genomic stretch from Candidatus Anaeroferrophillus wilburensis harbors:
- a CDS encoding TAXI family TRAP transporter solute-binding subunit, giving the protein MSKKSIPISTLVAIIGFIFTLGIQPVGARTNFVSIGTGGTGGVYYPYGGGVAEIWTKHVKGVKAVAEVTGASVENTKLCDRGETLFGEIMSDVAFQAYTGTGKFDGKPQKIRGMFVMYPNVFHIVTRQDSGLASISDLKGKKVSVGAPGSGTEFMSNLILQESLNIPYSSFDVFRLSFNENANALKDNSIDVGIWCVAPPTSSIMDLATTHAIKVIPFSKEEIDQVTAKFPFYAPYALPANIYKGQDQDVYTASVWNTFICNADLDEELVYKLTKAVFENQEYLMKIHPFAKYTTPENAVKYSAIPLHPGAIRYIREQGVKVSAQLIAQ
- a CDS encoding DUF1850 domain-containing protein, with protein sequence MREQLGPIPAASWWFAGIIVLLLTITGWAAEPQGSRLIIRDFSQGRIIAALAVKPGETFVIRYIHSVDKKPIFERFRLDPDIGLVLEKTWFTMFGAGLGHWEGHGHLTQSGGWITIDNIEYPVGNFILRIGSPGVDHTIIYREKEINLSALAPGCRAIVEFKQ